In a genomic window of Desulfopila inferna:
- a CDS encoding AAA family ATPase: MEALSTLRYGVLDNKGFLLLTGDVGTGKTTLINALLKTLKGDVLVATIRDPDLKPLDFFQYTAHVFGLQKEITSKGSFLIHFEKFLYQAHERKKKVLLIIDEAQRINQRLLEEIRLLSNIEKNESKLLNIFFVGQIEFNDILLRPINRPIRQRITINYNIEALSAEETKHYIKHRLSIASKGTSAESRDSARKSGPETAQARQNTSPPAFENALFTDGAIREIHLFSNGYPRLINIICDRCLLTCYVEESKIVLPRHVKECSKELEIPYFGPRKTRKNDSNSTQKISSTRSREKNRQAVLEQTDQTNAATVQPITELAIPDGNSKMDGASHQKVKKAPPQKNGSESKRGSLTKRLVLGAAFSILIILFYLSFFENSIPITRITNSIKSSSTMKNAVEIVSSIFDDARISERGSQIAGADNSDFVGKTMQENPPSQDKSEVVAAASSQSAPETNETVEASTPATVLGKLIMPFSSTATLPPPTSLANLDMLVESILSDQAYEVVITGYTDNLEDEKLNQELSLAKANAVKIYLISRGLEESKVETRARGSQSPIAPNTTTSGRDANHRVEVEFRRPAGSSP, from the coding sequence ATGGAAGCACTATCGACCCTGCGCTATGGGGTGTTGGACAATAAGGGATTCCTGCTGCTCACAGGCGATGTCGGGACAGGAAAAACAACCCTTATCAATGCACTTCTAAAAACATTGAAAGGCGATGTCCTCGTTGCTACCATACGTGATCCTGACCTAAAACCTTTAGACTTCTTTCAATATACTGCCCACGTTTTTGGACTCCAGAAAGAGATTACCAGCAAAGGCTCCTTTCTCATTCATTTCGAAAAATTTCTCTACCAGGCTCATGAACGAAAAAAGAAGGTTTTGCTGATAATAGATGAAGCACAAAGGATCAATCAAAGGCTGCTGGAGGAGATCCGGCTTCTCTCCAATATTGAAAAAAATGAAAGCAAGCTGCTTAATATTTTTTTCGTCGGCCAGATAGAATTCAATGACATACTGCTGCGTCCCATAAATCGGCCTATCAGGCAAAGAATAACGATTAACTACAATATTGAGGCGCTTTCGGCAGAGGAGACCAAACACTACATAAAACACCGCCTGTCTATTGCCAGCAAGGGCACCTCCGCAGAATCTCGCGACTCAGCCAGAAAGTCCGGCCCGGAAACCGCTCAAGCAAGGCAGAATACCTCTCCTCCCGCTTTTGAAAACGCATTGTTCACGGATGGAGCTATCAGAGAAATCCACCTGTTCTCAAACGGGTATCCACGATTGATAAATATAATTTGTGACCGCTGCCTCCTTACATGCTATGTCGAAGAATCGAAAATTGTCTTGCCGCGGCATGTCAAAGAGTGTTCAAAAGAACTGGAAATTCCATATTTTGGCCCTAGAAAAACAAGAAAAAACGATTCAAATTCAACTCAAAAAATCTCGTCCACCCGCTCCCGGGAAAAAAATCGGCAGGCTGTTTTAGAACAAACAGATCAAACCAACGCTGCCACAGTACAGCCAATCACAGAGTTGGCTATCCCTGATGGAAATTCAAAAATGGATGGTGCCTCCCATCAAAAGGTGAAAAAGGCGCCGCCTCAAAAGAATGGTTCTGAAAGCAAGAGAGGTAGTTTGACAAAAAGACTGGTTCTGGGAGCAGCTTTTTCCATACTGATTATCCTTTTCTATCTTAGCTTTTTCGAGAATTCCATCCCTATAACCCGCATCACCAACAGCATCAAGTCCAGTTCCACCATGAAGAATGCCGTCGAGATCGTGTCATCTATATTCGATGATGCCAGAATTAGCGAAAGAGGCAGCCAAATTGCCGGAGCAGACAATTCCGATTTTGTCGGAAAGACCATGCAGGAGAATCCACCGTCTCAGGACAAAAGCGAAGTTGTAGCTGCAGCCTCCTCGCAATCGGCGCCAGAAACCAATGAAACAGTGGAAGCATCAACCCCAGCAACTGTTTTAGGAAAGCTTATCATGCCTTTCTCCAGTACGGCCACCCTTCCTCCGCCTACATCTCTGGCCAACCTTGATATGCTTGTTGAATCGATCCTATCCGACCAAGCCTACGAGGTCGTTATTACAGGCTATACCGACAATCTTGAGGATGAAAAACTCAATCAGGAACTTTCGTTGGCAAAAGCGAATGCAGTAAAGATATATTTGATAAGCCGCGGATTGGAAGAGTCAAAAGTTGAAACTCGAGCGCGTGGCTCTCAATCTCCCATAGCCCCTAACACCACGACTTCGGGAAGGGACGCAAACCACAGGGTAGAGGTCGAATTTCGCCGGCCTGCGGGATCAAGCCCTTGA
- a CDS encoding PEP-CTERM sorting domain-containing protein (PEP-CTERM proteins occur, often in large numbers, in the proteomes of bacteria that also encode an exosortase, a predicted intramembrane cysteine proteinase. The presence of a PEP-CTERM domain at a protein's C-terminus predicts cleavage within the sorting domain, followed by covalent anchoring to some some component of the (usually Gram-negative) cell surface. Many PEP-CTERM proteins exhibit an unusual sequence composition that includes large numbers of potential glycosylation sites. Expression of one such protein has been shown restore the ability of a bacterium to form floc, a type of biofilm.), with amino-acid sequence MRSIIILCTALLFIFLSAVLSLAVYEQYGAVNLQNSAVNQSVASASMKIKDDNIVDGVSASFLSTDNSSEFDSSISPNVYSWITEFSRGRNFSRSTFEPVSIFLFGAGLIGVAIFSRRKFNNKN; translated from the coding sequence ATGAGAAGCATAATCATATTATGCACAGCATTACTTTTTATATTTTTGAGCGCAGTACTTTCACTTGCGGTATATGAACAGTATGGTGCTGTCAATCTACAAAATTCTGCAGTCAATCAGTCTGTCGCTTCGGCTTCTATGAAAATCAAAGATGATAATATAGTCGATGGTGTCTCAGCTTCTTTTCTTTCAACAGATAATTCTTCGGAATTTGATTCCAGCATTTCGCCAAATGTTTATTCCTGGATTACTGAATTTTCCAGGGGCAGAAATTTTTCGAGAAGTACTTTTGAACCGGTTTCCATTTTCCTGTTTGGTGCCGGGTTGATAGGGGTTGCCATATTCTCCAGAAGAAAATTCAATAATAAAAATTAG